In Cololabis saira isolate AMF1-May2022 chromosome 14, fColSai1.1, whole genome shotgun sequence, a single genomic region encodes these proteins:
- the aff4 gene encoding AF4/FMR2 family member 4 isoform X3, with protein MNREDRNVLRMKERERRNQEIQQGGGEVFPANSPLFPEPYKVVSKEDKLSSRIQSMLGNYDEMKEPISDTLPKLVAKPSNSSSSSEEKSGPPLFGGDQRGVGSGGGSQSSKWTPVGPAAGGSSSQSQKRSGLQVGHGSQRSNGGGGGSGSSSQRGEVREKKSSKHSGGSDHSKSHTSSPAKGSLSSSSGHSRSSLSAEQHHSKERFRSKSPRDREANWDSPSRVHTSFPSGQHPSQSFPPSLPSKPGSMLQKPTAYVRPMDGQETAEPKSSQAESYSGQSHSGTMGEMKSNGKASLSKLKIPTQPAEGSGDANCVDEILKEMTQSWPPPLTAIHTPCKTEPSKFPFPTKETHTFPSGHKRGSSSKSSSSHQPKDSTDSSTVLKQDLTISSSEDSDCEGPKNARNPSASNNSEAAEQSRDDSSRTSGSESSSGSDSESESSTTDSEANEQPRPASPEPEQPTANKWQLDNWFKKTKQFSPPSPVENSNVPAKCKKESRDNSSGRGYGSQGGGSKDSALPPPSRDLRAPQKGAEGGRGRQKSPAQSDGANPRIRVGKKQPKKSEKLPVVEEPKGGLRVESEPAPELPPHRPKAATKGSRKPSIKKEPKSSPRPSAPTVTTTTRKSKAPTKPPQSREFVETDSSSSDSEGNISISSIRTPVCVFSPMEEKELLSPLSDPEERYPARQPHQQVLLVKIDLSLLSRIPGRSYKEPSEIKVEREDSLDRESKDFSKQSSSKAKRKHKNEDEGTKSESKRFKLEEKSLSNHKNSSKDSKRSLEKKEEPVPSPSISGPQRTPKAEHPSRKRTVSQSSTSLSSGTGSGKEGSHGTKGSSNTKHRKGEDKGRGTRDGKVREKSSKSCDNQLAVPPLSTDGSKSQRSKLVFEDRVHSADHYLQEAKTLKHNADALVDRFEKAVYYLDAVVSFIECGNALEKSAQEAKSPFPMYAETVELIKYTMKLKSYMAPDATSADKRLAVLCLRCQSLLYLRLFKLRKDSALKYSKTLTEHLKNSLSNTQAPSPGMGNKAAGMPSPVSPKLSPGTAGGHSLVSSTSNNSSSVTIPQRIHQMAASYVQVTSNFLYATEIWDQAEQLSKEQKEFFLELDKVMGPLIFNTSSMTELVRYTRQGLHWLRLDAKLIP; from the exons ATGAACCGTGAGGACCGAAATGTACTCCGtatgaaagaaagagaaaggagAAATCAAGAAATCcagcagggaggaggagaggtgttCCCAGCAAACTCCCCTCTCTTCCCTGAACCCTACAAAGTg gTCAGCAAAGAAGATAAACTGTCCAGCCGTATTCAGAGCATGCTGGGCAATTACGACGAGATGAAAGAGCCGATTAGTGACACACTTCCAAAGCTTGTGGCTAAACCTTCAAACAGTTCGTCTTCCTCTGAGGAGAAATCCGGCCCGCCCTTGTTTGGTGGGGACCAGCGTGGCGTGGGCAGTGGTGGTGGGAGCCAGAGCAGTAAGTGGACTCCCGTTGGCCCCGCGGCCGGCGGGTCCTCGTCCCAGTCCCAGAAACGTTCAGGACTCCAGGTGGGACACGGCAGCCAGCGGAGCAACGGGGGCGGCGGCGGCAGCGGTAGCAGCAGTCAGCGGGGAGAGGTGCGGGAGAAGAAGTCGAGTAAACACAGCGGGGGATCGGACCACTCGAAGTCGCACACGTCGAGTCCGGCCAAGGGCTCGCTGAGCTCGTCCAGCGGCCACTCGCGGAGCTCCTTGTCTGCTGAGCAGCATCACAGCAAGGAGCGCTTCCGCTCCAAGTCTCCGCGAGACCGAGAGGCCAACTGGGACTCGCCGTCTCGGGTCCACACTTCCTTCCCCAGTGGGCAGCATCCCAGTCAATCCTTTCCTCCATCTTTGCCTTCCAAACCTGGCTCCATGCTGCAAAAGCCCACAGCTTATGTGCGGCCCATGGATGGCCAGGAGACTGCAGAACCCAAGAGTTCACAAGCAGAGAGCTACAGTGGACAGTCACACAGTGGCACCATGGGAGAGATGAAGTCAAACGGCAAGGCTTCTCTTTCCAAACTCAAGATCCCCACGCAACCTGCAGAG ggaTCCGGTGATGCCAATTGTGTCGATGAAATTCTGAAG GAAATGACTCAATCGTGGCCCCCTCCACTGACAGCCATCCATACTCCCTGCAAAACAGAGCCCTCCAAGTTTCCATTCCCCACCAAG GAAACTCATACTTTTCCAAGTGGACACA AACGAGGCAGTTCATCGAAGAGCTCCAGCAGCCACCAGCCAAAAGACTCCACTGACTCGTCCAC TGTGCTGAAACAAGACTTGACGATAAGCAGCAGTGAAGACAGTGATTGTGAAGGACCCAAGAATGCAAGGAACCCGTCTGCAAG CAATAACAGCGAAGCAGCTGAGCAATCGAGGGACgactccagcagaaccagcggCTCCGAGAGCAGCTCGGGCTCCGACAGCGAGAGCGAAAGTAGCACGACGGACAGCGAAGCCAACGAGCAGCCGCGACCCGCCTCTCCTGAG CCCGAACAGCCCACGGCCAACAAGTGGCAGCTGGACAACTGGTTTAAGAAGACCAAGCAGTTCTCTCCTCCTTCCCCAGTGGAAAACAGTAACGTTCCAGCCAAGTGCAAGAAAGAGAGCCGAGACAACAGCTCGGGACGTGGCTACGGCAGCCAGGGAGGGGGGTCCAAAGACTCGGCGTTACCGCCTCCCAGCAGGGACTTACGGGCCCCGCAGAAGGGAGCGGAGGGGGGCCGGGGACGGCAGAAATCTCCCGCCCAGAGCGATGGAGCCAACCCCAGGATCCGCGTGGGGAAAAAACAGCCCAAAAAATCAGAGAAGTTACCTGTGGTGGAGGAACCAAAGGGAGGTCTACGGGTGGAGAGCGAGCCGGCTCCAGAGTTGCCTCCTCACCGGCCCAAAGCCGCCACTAAAGGTTCCCGGAAACCCAGCATCAAAAAGGAACCCAAATCCTCCCCCAGGCCCTCGGCCCCCACTGTTACCACCACCACGCGCAAGTCCAAGGCCCCCACCAAACCCCCACAGTCTCGGGAATTTGTCGAGACGGACTCTTCGTCGTCGGACTCTGAAGGAAATATCAGTATCAGCAGTATCCGGACCCCCGTGTGCGTTTTCTCTCCAATGGAAGAGAAGGAGCTGTTGTCTCCACTCAGTGATCCTGAGGAGCGCTACCCTGCACGGCAGCCTCATCAGCAGGTTTTACTCGTCAAGATAG ATCTCAGTCTGCTGTCCAGGATCCCAGGGCGGTCGTACAAGGAGCCGTCAGAGATAAAAGTAGAGAGGGAAGACTCTCTAGACCGAGAGAGCAAAGACTTCAGTAAACAGAGCTCCAGCAAAGCCAAGAGGAAACACAAG AATGAAGACGAAGGCACAAAGTCTGAGAGTAAGCGATTCAAGCTGGAAGAAAAATCTCTATCTAATCATAAAAACAGTAGTAAAGA TTCCAAGAGGTCTTTGGAGAAGAAGGAGGAGCCAGTCCCGTCCCCGTCTATATCCGGCCCCCAGCGGACTCCTAAAGCGGAGCACCCCAGTCGGAAGAGGACAGTCAGCCAGTCCTCCACCTCGCTGTCGAGCGGCACCGGGAGTGGGAAAGAGGGGAGTCACGGCACCAAGGGCAGCTCCAACACCAAACACAGGAAAGGAGAGGACAAGGGGCGAGGCACGCGTGACGGCAAGGTGCGT GAAAAATCTTCAAAAAGCTGTGATAACCAGCTGGCTGTTCCTCCTCTGTCCACGGACGGCTCCAAGTCTCAGAGGTCCAAGCTGGTGTTTGAGGACAG GGTTCATTCAGCAGATCACTACTTACAAGAAGCAAAGACACTTAAGCACAACGCAGACGCACTG GTGGACCGTTTTGAGAAGGCCGTTTACTACCTGGACGCCGTGGTTTCCTTCATCGAATGTGGCAACGCTCTGGAGAAAAGTGCCCAGGAGGCCAAGTCGCCCTTCCCCATGTACGCTGAGACCGTGGAGCTCATCAA ATACACTATGAAGTTAAAAAGCTACATGGCCCCAGATGCCACTTCAGCAGACAAGAGGCTGGCCGTGCTTTG CCTCCGTTGCCAGTCTCTTCTCTACCTGCGGTTGTTCAAATTGAGGAAAGACAGTGCTCTAAAATACTCCAAAACACTCACCGAACACCTAAAG AATTCTCTGAGCAACACCCAGGCTCCCTCTCCTGGAATGGGAAA CAAGGCAGCAGGGATGCCGTCTCCAGTCTCTCCCAAGCTGTCTCCGGGGACGGCGGGCGGTCACTCACtagtcagcagcaccagcaacAACAGCTCGTCTGTGACTATACCTCAGCGCATCCACCAGATGGCTGCCAGCTACGTCCAGGTCACCTCCAACTTCCTGTACGCCACGGAGATCTGGGACCAGGCGGAGCAGCTCTCCAAGGAGCAGAAAG
- the aff4 gene encoding AF4/FMR2 family member 4 isoform X2 gives MASQSGNMNREDRNVLRMKERERRNQEIQQGGGEVFPANSPLFPEPYKVVSKEDKLSSRIQSMLGNYDEMKEPISDTLPKLVAKPSNSSSSSEEKSGPPLFGGDQRGVGSGGGSQSSKWTPVGPAAGGSSSQSQKRSGLQVGHGSQRSNGGGGGSGSSSQRGEVREKKSSKHSGGSDHSKSHTSSPAKGSLSSSSGHSRSSLSAEQHHSKERFRSKSPRDREANWDSPSRVHTSFPSGQHPSQSFPPSLPSKPGSMLQKPTAYVRPMDGQETAEPKSSQAESYSGQSHSGTMGEMKSNGKASLSKLKIPTQPAEGSGDANCVDEILKEMTQSWPPPLTAIHTPCKTEPSKFPFPTKETHTFPSGHKRGSSSKSSSSHQPKDSTDSSTVLKQDLTISSSEDSDCEGPKNARNPSASNNSEAAEQSRDDSSRTSGSESSSGSDSESESSTTDSEANEQPRPASPEPEQPTANKWQLDNWFKKTKQFSPPSPVENSNVPAKCKKESRDNSSGRGYGSQGGGSKDSALPPPSRDLRAPQKGAEGGRGRQKSPAQSDGANPRIRVGKKQPKKSEKLPVVEEPKGGLRVESEPAPELPPHRPKAATKGSRKPSIKKEPKSSPRPSAPTVTTTTRKSKAPTKPPQSREFVETDSSSSDSEGNISISSIRTPVCVFSPMEEKELLSPLSDPEERYPARQPHQQVLLVKIDLSLLSRIPGRSYKEPSEIKVEREDSLDRESKDFSKQSSSKAKRKHKNEDEGTKSESKRFKLEEKSLSNHKNSSKDSKRSLEKKEEPVPSPSISGPQRTPKAEHPSRKRTVSQSSTSLSSGTGSGKEGSHGTKGSSNTKHRKGEDKGRGTRDGKEKSSKSCDNQLAVPPLSTDGSKSQRSKLVFEDRVHSADHYLQEAKTLKHNADALVDRFEKAVYYLDAVVSFIECGNALEKSAQEAKSPFPMYAETVELIKYTMKLKSYMAPDATSADKRLAVLCLRCQSLLYLRLFKLRKDSALKYSKTLTEHLKNSLSNTQAPSPGMGNKAAGMPSPVSPKLSPGTAGGHSLVSSTSNNSSSVTIPQRIHQMAASYVQVTSNFLYATEIWDQAEQLSKEQKEFFLELDKVMGPLIFNTSSMTELVRYTRQGLHWLRLDAKLIP, from the exons CAACATGAACCGTGAGGACCGAAATGTACTCCGtatgaaagaaagagaaaggagAAATCAAGAAATCcagcagggaggaggagaggtgttCCCAGCAAACTCCCCTCTCTTCCCTGAACCCTACAAAGTg gTCAGCAAAGAAGATAAACTGTCCAGCCGTATTCAGAGCATGCTGGGCAATTACGACGAGATGAAAGAGCCGATTAGTGACACACTTCCAAAGCTTGTGGCTAAACCTTCAAACAGTTCGTCTTCCTCTGAGGAGAAATCCGGCCCGCCCTTGTTTGGTGGGGACCAGCGTGGCGTGGGCAGTGGTGGTGGGAGCCAGAGCAGTAAGTGGACTCCCGTTGGCCCCGCGGCCGGCGGGTCCTCGTCCCAGTCCCAGAAACGTTCAGGACTCCAGGTGGGACACGGCAGCCAGCGGAGCAACGGGGGCGGCGGCGGCAGCGGTAGCAGCAGTCAGCGGGGAGAGGTGCGGGAGAAGAAGTCGAGTAAACACAGCGGGGGATCGGACCACTCGAAGTCGCACACGTCGAGTCCGGCCAAGGGCTCGCTGAGCTCGTCCAGCGGCCACTCGCGGAGCTCCTTGTCTGCTGAGCAGCATCACAGCAAGGAGCGCTTCCGCTCCAAGTCTCCGCGAGACCGAGAGGCCAACTGGGACTCGCCGTCTCGGGTCCACACTTCCTTCCCCAGTGGGCAGCATCCCAGTCAATCCTTTCCTCCATCTTTGCCTTCCAAACCTGGCTCCATGCTGCAAAAGCCCACAGCTTATGTGCGGCCCATGGATGGCCAGGAGACTGCAGAACCCAAGAGTTCACAAGCAGAGAGCTACAGTGGACAGTCACACAGTGGCACCATGGGAGAGATGAAGTCAAACGGCAAGGCTTCTCTTTCCAAACTCAAGATCCCCACGCAACCTGCAGAG ggaTCCGGTGATGCCAATTGTGTCGATGAAATTCTGAAG GAAATGACTCAATCGTGGCCCCCTCCACTGACAGCCATCCATACTCCCTGCAAAACAGAGCCCTCCAAGTTTCCATTCCCCACCAAG GAAACTCATACTTTTCCAAGTGGACACA AACGAGGCAGTTCATCGAAGAGCTCCAGCAGCCACCAGCCAAAAGACTCCACTGACTCGTCCAC TGTGCTGAAACAAGACTTGACGATAAGCAGCAGTGAAGACAGTGATTGTGAAGGACCCAAGAATGCAAGGAACCCGTCTGCAAG CAATAACAGCGAAGCAGCTGAGCAATCGAGGGACgactccagcagaaccagcggCTCCGAGAGCAGCTCGGGCTCCGACAGCGAGAGCGAAAGTAGCACGACGGACAGCGAAGCCAACGAGCAGCCGCGACCCGCCTCTCCTGAG CCCGAACAGCCCACGGCCAACAAGTGGCAGCTGGACAACTGGTTTAAGAAGACCAAGCAGTTCTCTCCTCCTTCCCCAGTGGAAAACAGTAACGTTCCAGCCAAGTGCAAGAAAGAGAGCCGAGACAACAGCTCGGGACGTGGCTACGGCAGCCAGGGAGGGGGGTCCAAAGACTCGGCGTTACCGCCTCCCAGCAGGGACTTACGGGCCCCGCAGAAGGGAGCGGAGGGGGGCCGGGGACGGCAGAAATCTCCCGCCCAGAGCGATGGAGCCAACCCCAGGATCCGCGTGGGGAAAAAACAGCCCAAAAAATCAGAGAAGTTACCTGTGGTGGAGGAACCAAAGGGAGGTCTACGGGTGGAGAGCGAGCCGGCTCCAGAGTTGCCTCCTCACCGGCCCAAAGCCGCCACTAAAGGTTCCCGGAAACCCAGCATCAAAAAGGAACCCAAATCCTCCCCCAGGCCCTCGGCCCCCACTGTTACCACCACCACGCGCAAGTCCAAGGCCCCCACCAAACCCCCACAGTCTCGGGAATTTGTCGAGACGGACTCTTCGTCGTCGGACTCTGAAGGAAATATCAGTATCAGCAGTATCCGGACCCCCGTGTGCGTTTTCTCTCCAATGGAAGAGAAGGAGCTGTTGTCTCCACTCAGTGATCCTGAGGAGCGCTACCCTGCACGGCAGCCTCATCAGCAGGTTTTACTCGTCAAGATAG ATCTCAGTCTGCTGTCCAGGATCCCAGGGCGGTCGTACAAGGAGCCGTCAGAGATAAAAGTAGAGAGGGAAGACTCTCTAGACCGAGAGAGCAAAGACTTCAGTAAACAGAGCTCCAGCAAAGCCAAGAGGAAACACAAG AATGAAGACGAAGGCACAAAGTCTGAGAGTAAGCGATTCAAGCTGGAAGAAAAATCTCTATCTAATCATAAAAACAGTAGTAAAGA TTCCAAGAGGTCTTTGGAGAAGAAGGAGGAGCCAGTCCCGTCCCCGTCTATATCCGGCCCCCAGCGGACTCCTAAAGCGGAGCACCCCAGTCGGAAGAGGACAGTCAGCCAGTCCTCCACCTCGCTGTCGAGCGGCACCGGGAGTGGGAAAGAGGGGAGTCACGGCACCAAGGGCAGCTCCAACACCAAACACAGGAAAGGAGAGGACAAGGGGCGAGGCACGCGTGACGGCAAG GAAAAATCTTCAAAAAGCTGTGATAACCAGCTGGCTGTTCCTCCTCTGTCCACGGACGGCTCCAAGTCTCAGAGGTCCAAGCTGGTGTTTGAGGACAG GGTTCATTCAGCAGATCACTACTTACAAGAAGCAAAGACACTTAAGCACAACGCAGACGCACTG GTGGACCGTTTTGAGAAGGCCGTTTACTACCTGGACGCCGTGGTTTCCTTCATCGAATGTGGCAACGCTCTGGAGAAAAGTGCCCAGGAGGCCAAGTCGCCCTTCCCCATGTACGCTGAGACCGTGGAGCTCATCAA ATACACTATGAAGTTAAAAAGCTACATGGCCCCAGATGCCACTTCAGCAGACAAGAGGCTGGCCGTGCTTTG CCTCCGTTGCCAGTCTCTTCTCTACCTGCGGTTGTTCAAATTGAGGAAAGACAGTGCTCTAAAATACTCCAAAACACTCACCGAACACCTAAAG AATTCTCTGAGCAACACCCAGGCTCCCTCTCCTGGAATGGGAAA CAAGGCAGCAGGGATGCCGTCTCCAGTCTCTCCCAAGCTGTCTCCGGGGACGGCGGGCGGTCACTCACtagtcagcagcaccagcaacAACAGCTCGTCTGTGACTATACCTCAGCGCATCCACCAGATGGCTGCCAGCTACGTCCAGGTCACCTCCAACTTCCTGTACGCCACGGAGATCTGGGACCAGGCGGAGCAGCTCTCCAAGGAGCAGAAAG
- the aff4 gene encoding AF4/FMR2 family member 4 isoform X1, with product MASQSGNMNREDRNVLRMKERERRNQEIQQGGGEVFPANSPLFPEPYKVVSKEDKLSSRIQSMLGNYDEMKEPISDTLPKLVAKPSNSSSSSEEKSGPPLFGGDQRGVGSGGGSQSSKWTPVGPAAGGSSSQSQKRSGLQVGHGSQRSNGGGGGSGSSSQRGEVREKKSSKHSGGSDHSKSHTSSPAKGSLSSSSGHSRSSLSAEQHHSKERFRSKSPRDREANWDSPSRVHTSFPSGQHPSQSFPPSLPSKPGSMLQKPTAYVRPMDGQETAEPKSSQAESYSGQSHSGTMGEMKSNGKASLSKLKIPTQPAEGSGDANCVDEILKEMTQSWPPPLTAIHTPCKTEPSKFPFPTKETHTFPSGHKRGSSSKSSSSHQPKDSTDSSTVLKQDLTISSSEDSDCEGPKNARNPSASNNSEAAEQSRDDSSRTSGSESSSGSDSESESSTTDSEANEQPRPASPEPEQPTANKWQLDNWFKKTKQFSPPSPVENSNVPAKCKKESRDNSSGRGYGSQGGGSKDSALPPPSRDLRAPQKGAEGGRGRQKSPAQSDGANPRIRVGKKQPKKSEKLPVVEEPKGGLRVESEPAPELPPHRPKAATKGSRKPSIKKEPKSSPRPSAPTVTTTTRKSKAPTKPPQSREFVETDSSSSDSEGNISISSIRTPVCVFSPMEEKELLSPLSDPEERYPARQPHQQVLLVKIDLSLLSRIPGRSYKEPSEIKVEREDSLDRESKDFSKQSSSKAKRKHKNEDEGTKSESKRFKLEEKSLSNHKNSSKDSKRSLEKKEEPVPSPSISGPQRTPKAEHPSRKRTVSQSSTSLSSGTGSGKEGSHGTKGSSNTKHRKGEDKGRGTRDGKVREKSSKSCDNQLAVPPLSTDGSKSQRSKLVFEDRVHSADHYLQEAKTLKHNADALVDRFEKAVYYLDAVVSFIECGNALEKSAQEAKSPFPMYAETVELIKYTMKLKSYMAPDATSADKRLAVLCLRCQSLLYLRLFKLRKDSALKYSKTLTEHLKNSLSNTQAPSPGMGNKAAGMPSPVSPKLSPGTAGGHSLVSSTSNNSSSVTIPQRIHQMAASYVQVTSNFLYATEIWDQAEQLSKEQKEFFLELDKVMGPLIFNTSSMTELVRYTRQGLHWLRLDAKLIP from the exons CAACATGAACCGTGAGGACCGAAATGTACTCCGtatgaaagaaagagaaaggagAAATCAAGAAATCcagcagggaggaggagaggtgttCCCAGCAAACTCCCCTCTCTTCCCTGAACCCTACAAAGTg gTCAGCAAAGAAGATAAACTGTCCAGCCGTATTCAGAGCATGCTGGGCAATTACGACGAGATGAAAGAGCCGATTAGTGACACACTTCCAAAGCTTGTGGCTAAACCTTCAAACAGTTCGTCTTCCTCTGAGGAGAAATCCGGCCCGCCCTTGTTTGGTGGGGACCAGCGTGGCGTGGGCAGTGGTGGTGGGAGCCAGAGCAGTAAGTGGACTCCCGTTGGCCCCGCGGCCGGCGGGTCCTCGTCCCAGTCCCAGAAACGTTCAGGACTCCAGGTGGGACACGGCAGCCAGCGGAGCAACGGGGGCGGCGGCGGCAGCGGTAGCAGCAGTCAGCGGGGAGAGGTGCGGGAGAAGAAGTCGAGTAAACACAGCGGGGGATCGGACCACTCGAAGTCGCACACGTCGAGTCCGGCCAAGGGCTCGCTGAGCTCGTCCAGCGGCCACTCGCGGAGCTCCTTGTCTGCTGAGCAGCATCACAGCAAGGAGCGCTTCCGCTCCAAGTCTCCGCGAGACCGAGAGGCCAACTGGGACTCGCCGTCTCGGGTCCACACTTCCTTCCCCAGTGGGCAGCATCCCAGTCAATCCTTTCCTCCATCTTTGCCTTCCAAACCTGGCTCCATGCTGCAAAAGCCCACAGCTTATGTGCGGCCCATGGATGGCCAGGAGACTGCAGAACCCAAGAGTTCACAAGCAGAGAGCTACAGTGGACAGTCACACAGTGGCACCATGGGAGAGATGAAGTCAAACGGCAAGGCTTCTCTTTCCAAACTCAAGATCCCCACGCAACCTGCAGAG ggaTCCGGTGATGCCAATTGTGTCGATGAAATTCTGAAG GAAATGACTCAATCGTGGCCCCCTCCACTGACAGCCATCCATACTCCCTGCAAAACAGAGCCCTCCAAGTTTCCATTCCCCACCAAG GAAACTCATACTTTTCCAAGTGGACACA AACGAGGCAGTTCATCGAAGAGCTCCAGCAGCCACCAGCCAAAAGACTCCACTGACTCGTCCAC TGTGCTGAAACAAGACTTGACGATAAGCAGCAGTGAAGACAGTGATTGTGAAGGACCCAAGAATGCAAGGAACCCGTCTGCAAG CAATAACAGCGAAGCAGCTGAGCAATCGAGGGACgactccagcagaaccagcggCTCCGAGAGCAGCTCGGGCTCCGACAGCGAGAGCGAAAGTAGCACGACGGACAGCGAAGCCAACGAGCAGCCGCGACCCGCCTCTCCTGAG CCCGAACAGCCCACGGCCAACAAGTGGCAGCTGGACAACTGGTTTAAGAAGACCAAGCAGTTCTCTCCTCCTTCCCCAGTGGAAAACAGTAACGTTCCAGCCAAGTGCAAGAAAGAGAGCCGAGACAACAGCTCGGGACGTGGCTACGGCAGCCAGGGAGGGGGGTCCAAAGACTCGGCGTTACCGCCTCCCAGCAGGGACTTACGGGCCCCGCAGAAGGGAGCGGAGGGGGGCCGGGGACGGCAGAAATCTCCCGCCCAGAGCGATGGAGCCAACCCCAGGATCCGCGTGGGGAAAAAACAGCCCAAAAAATCAGAGAAGTTACCTGTGGTGGAGGAACCAAAGGGAGGTCTACGGGTGGAGAGCGAGCCGGCTCCAGAGTTGCCTCCTCACCGGCCCAAAGCCGCCACTAAAGGTTCCCGGAAACCCAGCATCAAAAAGGAACCCAAATCCTCCCCCAGGCCCTCGGCCCCCACTGTTACCACCACCACGCGCAAGTCCAAGGCCCCCACCAAACCCCCACAGTCTCGGGAATTTGTCGAGACGGACTCTTCGTCGTCGGACTCTGAAGGAAATATCAGTATCAGCAGTATCCGGACCCCCGTGTGCGTTTTCTCTCCAATGGAAGAGAAGGAGCTGTTGTCTCCACTCAGTGATCCTGAGGAGCGCTACCCTGCACGGCAGCCTCATCAGCAGGTTTTACTCGTCAAGATAG ATCTCAGTCTGCTGTCCAGGATCCCAGGGCGGTCGTACAAGGAGCCGTCAGAGATAAAAGTAGAGAGGGAAGACTCTCTAGACCGAGAGAGCAAAGACTTCAGTAAACAGAGCTCCAGCAAAGCCAAGAGGAAACACAAG AATGAAGACGAAGGCACAAAGTCTGAGAGTAAGCGATTCAAGCTGGAAGAAAAATCTCTATCTAATCATAAAAACAGTAGTAAAGA TTCCAAGAGGTCTTTGGAGAAGAAGGAGGAGCCAGTCCCGTCCCCGTCTATATCCGGCCCCCAGCGGACTCCTAAAGCGGAGCACCCCAGTCGGAAGAGGACAGTCAGCCAGTCCTCCACCTCGCTGTCGAGCGGCACCGGGAGTGGGAAAGAGGGGAGTCACGGCACCAAGGGCAGCTCCAACACCAAACACAGGAAAGGAGAGGACAAGGGGCGAGGCACGCGTGACGGCAAGGTGCGT GAAAAATCTTCAAAAAGCTGTGATAACCAGCTGGCTGTTCCTCCTCTGTCCACGGACGGCTCCAAGTCTCAGAGGTCCAAGCTGGTGTTTGAGGACAG GGTTCATTCAGCAGATCACTACTTACAAGAAGCAAAGACACTTAAGCACAACGCAGACGCACTG GTGGACCGTTTTGAGAAGGCCGTTTACTACCTGGACGCCGTGGTTTCCTTCATCGAATGTGGCAACGCTCTGGAGAAAAGTGCCCAGGAGGCCAAGTCGCCCTTCCCCATGTACGCTGAGACCGTGGAGCTCATCAA ATACACTATGAAGTTAAAAAGCTACATGGCCCCAGATGCCACTTCAGCAGACAAGAGGCTGGCCGTGCTTTG CCTCCGTTGCCAGTCTCTTCTCTACCTGCGGTTGTTCAAATTGAGGAAAGACAGTGCTCTAAAATACTCCAAAACACTCACCGAACACCTAAAG AATTCTCTGAGCAACACCCAGGCTCCCTCTCCTGGAATGGGAAA CAAGGCAGCAGGGATGCCGTCTCCAGTCTCTCCCAAGCTGTCTCCGGGGACGGCGGGCGGTCACTCACtagtcagcagcaccagcaacAACAGCTCGTCTGTGACTATACCTCAGCGCATCCACCAGATGGCTGCCAGCTACGTCCAGGTCACCTCCAACTTCCTGTACGCCACGGAGATCTGGGACCAGGCGGAGCAGCTCTCCAAGGAGCAGAAAG